CACATCCACAGATAATTAAAACGCAAGATTATGCATGTAAAATCCAACCACTACATACtacaaatattaaaacttGATGCATGTAAATAAAAACCTAAAATCCCAGCTCAGAATTGTTAAAATTTGCTTGCTCCCCAGTccacccaaaagaaaaccaacccCTTCAATTCCTAGGCTTTCCCACCAACCAAACACCATACCAGTAACACTTGCTATGAAATTcgtaaacaaaaacaagaacttAGGCAAACCCACTCAAACACAGATAAGATTTTGCCCAGtaactaattaattactgTTTTTGCCGGCTCAGAATTATTGTTTTATCTCTCTTTTGCCagtaactaattaattaaaaggcTAAAACTAGTTGAAGGTGTCTTCCCCTTCATTCCAGAATTGGAATAAACAATTATGTATGCTTCTTTTGACATCACCAAAGCCATAAGGACTATGCATATCTACACTGCAAGCCTCCAAAATAAGGtgtacaaaattttcaaccaaaattttctttgaatCTGTTGAAGAAGATTTCATTGGCCCGTACTATTACCTCCTCCTCAATATCAAACTCATTCACATAGTCTAAAGTAGCGTCCACCCCTACAGTGCTATTCCACTTGTACagtcaaaatatttaaatgaataaataaatttataggcATGTAGTTGCAGAGCAGAAGATGCAAGGATTTTCTAAGTGACTTTATTAGACAGTAACATTAGGCTTCTAATACTAGAAAGAAATCAATGAAGCAGAAAGGCATGGGTGAGCAAGGCCCAATTTTCCAGTCCTTCGACAACTAGGGTTTAGCAATCATCTTCACATTCACCATACACAGAGGTTCCTCCGCACCCGTGAGAGACAAAGCTTCCCATCTTATACTATTGCTctgtctctcttctcttcttttgctCTCTCCGTGAAATTACAACATGGCAACCCGTTCGTACAATTCTCTATCTGTATTTTTATCTGTAAATTTGAATgcgtttgtttttcttctttgtgaaaatttggttttgttttgttgattttaCAACGGTGGCAAGATCCTCTCTTCAGGTGGCAGCGACAGAAGAGGTTGCTTCCCCTCTCAGAGTTGTTCAGATCGAAGGATTGGTAACTCTCCATGATTCGCGtcttttctctgttttgctGCTAGTAAATTTTTGGAAAACTATGCATGCCTAAGTTGATTATAACTATGGACACGACCCACCCAGGCCACCTAGATCCTCCCAGGCCGCCTAGACGCCTCCTAGATCCTCCCAGGCCACCTTTATCCTTTCAGGCCGCCTAGGCGCCGCCTAGATCCTTCCAGGCCGCCTAACTCCCTGGCGTCGGTGTCCTCCCGCCTAGTGCCGAGGCCGATTTTTCGAACACTGCTCGAAACCTGGCACGGGCTTGCTCTGTGCCCTAGACGTTCGTAGTGACGAGTTCGAGTCCTCTATCCGTGGCTACCATGGCGTCCAATTTACCgtatgtttctgattttgcaatttttttgtttgtttacatgGAAAAGGATTATCAGAGCTAAACCCTGGATACATTcgggcggctatacctttaaaatattcaaatatatttaaagagtatagccgcacggctatgcCTCTAAAACTAGTGTTACGGGTACCGTCTGCCATTTCCAATAGGAATTGCAAGACAATCACTCTAGCAATAATTTTGACAATAACAACTTTGGATACTTACAagtatatttttcttaaatggTGTTGAGTAGAAGTGTTGATCAATGCTTGAAGCTCCTTTTAAGAATCTGTGAGTAGAAAATATAAGGGTTCTTATATCTAAGTCCAAAATGATTAGCTGTCATTGAATTTAGTCCACGCgtttttggttttagatgTAAGTTCTTTGACTTTTATTACCTTTTTGTTCGATTTACCCATGGGagtaaataaagaaaacacattgaaaatctaaatttaatgcattatttcctcgtaattgaatttcataatttaaattttcaattctttccTTGGTAatatttacctaatatatggatataatttaatttaattcatgaTAGTGAAAATCCACATATTATACCAATTACTCAGGCAAGCACCCACATGAAATTATGTACCTAACATACAGGTAAATAGTGTTATTATTAGCAATGGAAAAAACTTAGTGATAAATCGTGTTACCTATAAGTcagaaacataaattaaaagactACCTATAAGTTTGGAACATAAATAAGAAGACCACCTATAATTTagatacaaaaatagacaaataaaaattgtatgctacctattaaaaaaaaaaaaaaggtacataaaatactattatgTGTTgtcgaaaatatgaaaaatacatatatatatatatatatatatatatatataccatgcAATAGGCAAGAAAACAATATACCTACACCATATGATAATATATCTACAAGAGTATGTAATATACCTCTACCATAgggtgaacaaaaataaaatttgttacCAATAAGTCATGTGCTACTGTATTTGCTTCCCCAAAAACATGTAAAATAAAGGCTCAAGCAAATTGGGCCAAAATAGACATGCAGTCATCCATCAAGCACCATGCTATGCcaaatgaatttcaagagATTTTCCGTATCTTACATCAAAATTGACATCAAAATGGTCcccaagaaaaaggaattgCTTGCTGCAATGAAGGCTGCTGATGTGAAGAAGAAGTGGGAGAACAGCTCTTGAGGTATGCAACTGACTGTTCATAGGAGAAGTGCATCTTAGGAAATATCATGATATTTAGTTTACATTTTTGCCACggattttcttttggaagctTTATGTTTGGTACAGTTAGGGAGGGGTGAGAGAGGTGGGTTGGCACAGTGGGGGTGGCACAGCAGGTCGGAAAGAGAATGAGATAaaggtttttatttaaatgctCTCTGGGATGTGAttgtgatatttttcttttctattcaaTGACAAAAATCATAAGTAGATAAATATTATCACATAAATTACTATTACTCGATTCAAGGCATAAGGGGCaacattgaaacaaaaaaatgatttttttaaaaataaaaataaaaatacattagaaaatatttaaaaaggaatgtaatcatatgtggcacaaaagtcaaaggacTTGTATCAAAGTCGCCAAATTCGAGGATTAAACTCAATTTCTCaatgaaaaattgaatttatatcaacttttataaaaatataacatcCTAGTTAGTATACATAGATTATTTCACCAGCTATTGAAGCAAAACTAGAGATTTTTTCCTTATTGTTCAGGCCCAAAATATCAAGAGAAGCCCAAGAATATTTATAGCCTAATATAACGTCCAAAAGTTGTCACATGCTAATCCAAGCTGTATTTCAGGAATTTATTCCCAAATGaatatacaaattttttttttatacatgatCAAATAGTGTGCATGTCATGCCAAGCAAATGTCAAATAACTATGTGCAAGCTAATACATTTTTCAATGTTAAACCACCCAACACACTTAAGTAGGCCCACGCCAGAAACATACATGGGGCTTGCTGAGCAAGTTATTGTGTGGATGGTTACAAGTGTCTATAAGGCCCGTTGAGAGATCAAAGAGTGGAAGTTTTGGTCTTCTTGGGGACACCAAAACTCAGACCCACTTTCATGAGCCCAATTACAAGAGTAAGCAGAGAGAACAACCAGCCTCTTTTACCAGCATCAAAGCCAGAGCTACCCACATCTCTTCCACAAGCATTAAAACCTAGCTCCTACCATATCACCATCCatcattaaaaattatatttaacacTCAGCGGTGCAAATTGAaagcaagaaaagaagaatgaaaTTGGAGAGAAGGTGACCACTTTCCATAAATATATGGGGTCCACGCCATCTTTCTTTGATCTCTTCTCTGCACTCCTAAAACTAATACCAGTTTTTTTATGCCCCCACTTTGACCAGACAACACACCATGCTGCTGCAGATAGAAAGAATTAAATGGTTCCACTTGCCTCCTCTTACTTGaaacttgtaagttgtaaGTTGTTGTTCATGGGATGGGATCAATTACCTCTTTCCTCCATCAGCAACAAAAGGGTATCTGCACTGCAGCCTAGCTAGCTTTGCTTTCACTTCCAAGAGCCCTCTATCTTATCATCTCAAAGAGTTCAGTTAAATCTAGCAGAGCCAGAGAGAATATAACAACTAGTTTAAAATGGACCACTGAGAGAAGGCCAAATCTAGGGGCCAGCTTGCTGGGTTAGGtgtgctttctttctttcctcaaTATCAAACTCATTCACATAGTCTAAAGTAGTTGCAGAGCAGAAGATGTAAGGATTTTCTATGTGACTTTATTAGACAATAACATTAGGCTTCTAGTACTAGAAAGAAATCAATAAAGCAGAAAGGCATGGGTGAGCAATGCCAATGCGCCTCCCTCCACTAACCGACCTCTCCCTGCATGCGTGTTGACGACTAAtttatcttttccttttctttacCCCAACCAAGACCACCAGGAATTATAAATCTCTCATTCCCTCTCAACAACAGAAACACAGTTTTCTATCCCTTCCTTTCATTCCACACGAAATAAACCCCTCATTTCTTATGCCTTTCCTTATTTTATGTCACCTTTCCTCCTTCTCACACACTATATACACGTCACCTTTGCTCCTTCGCACCAGCAATAGTTAATACAACTAcaaatcctctctctctcttgaagCAAGTTATAGGATCACCTTTTCAGAGCTACACATATCTCCCAATCGGCTCCATTATCCCATTTGTCATTCCATATGGTCATGTGTGACCAAAACCATCATTTGCAATATATCTGTGATTGATATTGGAAAATCAAAATCTCTCCTTGTTTTCCCATCATAATATTCTGTTCCCTGCAAGAGAATCAACACTAACGTAAATTTGTCCTGAAGAACAGCTGCTGCAATATACTCATGCTAGAAACCTTTGTAAATATAGGaaccaaatgaaaaagataCCACACAAATTTTGCATTACCTTAATAATGATCAGATGATGACCAGGAAGGTTTACACCCCATGCCAATGTGCTGGTACAAACCAATACCTATAATTTAATACATATGCCTAATCAGTATATAGAGTTAGAAAATgatcttttttatattctctTTTCCTAATGTGTTTTTCAGGAAAGACTCATGCTTACTGAGGTAAAACAGAAATGCCTGAATCTTGTTGTTTGCAAAAAGCTCCTCAACCAGATATCTATCTTTCTCATTCAGACCGGCATGGTGTAATCCAATGCCAAACGGCAAGGTGTGCCTCAGGTTAAAGAACCATCTGCTGGGCTTCTTCTGGCATATCAAGAAACTGTCTTGGATGTTCATGTAAGGTTGCGAACTTCAATAACAGAAAAGCACAAAAAAATAGAATCAACGCAGCAGCCGAAACCGAAGATAAAAAATCGAAGcttgagttgagagagaggctCAAGACCgagtatttcaattttgtaGATTGGACTGCGAGTGCAAGCTTCGTGTTCGTTTCTCTGCCTCTTCATATCACTCACGAACCACATTCCTCTGCGAGTGCAAGCTTCGTCTGTCttcatttggaaaaaaaaaggacacgACCCGCCCAGGCAGCCTAGATCAGCCCAGGCCTCCTAGATCCTCCCAGGCCGCCTAGGCGCCGGCTAACTCCTTGGCGTCGGTGTCCTCCAGCCTAGCGCCTAGGCCGATTTTTCGAAACTGCTCGAAACCTGGAACGGGCTTGCTCTGTGCCCTAGACGTTCGTAGTGACGAGTTCGAGTCCTCTATAGCCAATCAACTGATGGTTTTGGTGACGAGTTCTGTGCTCTGTGTccgcgtggctatactctGTAAACATTCAAATTTACTGAAAGCGTATAGCCGGGCAGCTATACTGTTTAATACGTGTAAATAGTtcagccgaacggctatacttttaaaatattcggATATATCTAGGcatatactctttaaatagaTTTATTTATCGAGTATAGCAGCCGCGTGGAAATACTATTTACAATTCTTTAAATAGATTTATTTATCGAGTATAGCAGCCGCGCGGAAATACTATTTACAATTCAAATGtgtataattttctttttaaaaaaataatattagtTTCTTTAGgtcaataaatagtttttttggtgagtaattaatattaattattttaattaactccataaattatattacttaataaatagtaattaactATATGGTGAGTAATGTTTAATATCCAAATCGAATATGAAGCCGAATTGGCTTCTTCTTGACCCAACTTCCAATCACTAAGTGTAGGACTACCACACTTACGAAGACTTCACTTTTCCATCTTTCTACTAATGTGGGACAAAAATCcttgaatttcattcaaacttccaacaaGTAGAACTATAAAGCATTAGCTATGATCCTTCTTGAACAAATAAGCAGTTTATCATTAACACCTACAGGTCCCGTAGTGCTGCCTGGCTGCAGGTCCCTAAAGCCAATCAACTACCACTCCCCAATCTTCTTTTGCAGTAATAAGACTCATGtagttgtgtttttttttttttgggtggtaTTATTGAAAGCAATGCTATGTGCGTGGCAAGAGATTTTATTTGAACTTTATCcctttatatatacaaatagaGATAAGATGCCTAGTATCACAAAGCCATATTAGGCATactagtgaatctcccttaaaACAATTGTTTGGTCAGAATTAAATTACATTCGGGTACATGCAAATGTGTAGTGAGTACAAGCACGCAATGCGGCTATGCAAATGGTTTCATCTTtagttctttttttaaatataaggGGTAGTCTAAATTGTAAGGGGGAGGGAAGTTTCTctcacacacgcacacactaCCAATGTACTACGTGAATTCGAACCTGAGACAACTagtctgcaagtcaagacCCTTTTTCTACTAAGCTACATCCCGTTTGATCTTTAGTTTTTACtacataaggaaaaaaaaaaaaaaaaagttacaacaTGCAAGTTATGATGTGATTTACCCCACCCCCTTACACTTTCTCCccataattaataataataattatatttaatggAAGAAGCAAGAAATTTAGCCCCAAAGTTCTCGATCTTCGTCCAAGTATTTGCCTCCTCCTACAGGTCTGGTACCATTCATATCAAGAGTCCATTTCTCAAACGTACACCTCAAGAAATCATAATATCCTCCATGAAGAGAGAGCATCTCTTTCTTTGCTCTGTCTTCTATCCATGGGTATGTCCGTAAATTCAATAATGAACTATTGATTGATTCCTGTAATAGAAtgaaaaattttataataccCCAAGGATGACCACATTTAAAGACTTGCtctatatctttttttatcaaatccaaaaccaattggtaaCGAGTGGAAATTGCATGAATCTTTTAATATTCTAAGGCAATACTTTTAATTCCCCGTCCTGGGATTCACACTCTCAATAGAATCTGTTTTGTTGAATCGCCATTAGTTAGAAACAATCTATTGGCCGCATTTTAGGAGACGTTTAAAACCTTTCTTTTAGAAATTAATCACAAGTAAATAAGCCTAAGAAGAGTATCAAGTGAAAAGGACTCAAGGAGTACCTTCTCACAGTGTCTGCATTGCTGATCAAAGCTAAGGTGTGGTGCAACAGCTTTTGTTCTTAGTTTGGCAACTTTGGCATTGATAACCCAACTATGAGTTAAGCTACTGAAAGCAGAatcacagaaaaaaaaaattgcagcatttaaagaaaattgatgTCCTGAAAATACCATGTGAACAAAAGTGAGAAAGGATCAATTGTTAAGAAACCTTGAATCACCATCATCTTGCATTCTCATGAGAGTCTCAATTCCTGCACAGCTACTGTGGCCAATGACTAATATATTCTTAACCTGAAGTCAGCCATAAACATTTTGATCAATTTTCAAGGTCGCTAGCTCCATAACCCCGAATTTGGAGATGGATTCCGATTTTAAGCAAAGCACAGTTAAGTTATACATAAACACACAGGTTGAAACAGATTCAAGAGCAAGATGACATACTTCAAGAGTATTTACTGCAAACTCAAGGGCAGCATTAGTTTCTGATGCTCCATTCTGCAAAAGACAAGGGTTGTTTAGAAGGATTTGTTAGTTTATATTTCAGACTTGAGGTAATATGTCAGGACTCAGGGAAGCGAACGCTTAATATATACCTCAAAAGGGGGAACAAGGTTTGCTACGTTTCTAATCATGAATGCTTCTCCAGGTTGAAAGCCTAGGATGTTAGAGGGACATACCCTAGAGTCTGCACAAGCAATCACCATGAACTGTTTTTGAACTtgtaagtttatttatatggAACTGTCCAATTTCAAGCTGAACAGAAGCAAGAAGTATtaaaaacaagataaaaattaaatttgtatAATTACCTTGGGTGCTTGAGCTTGAGCTAGAGTTTGGAAATGCTCTGACTCTTTCCTgttcaatatattataattacgATACAGACCAATATGCAATCAAGTTGTGTGTAACATTTAATTGCTACTTACAAAAATTTGTGCTTCTTAAAACTCAGAAATCTCTCTTTCATCTCACCAAACAAGTCAGGCCCATTATTAGCTTTTGACACATTTTCTCCTTCACAATTTGAACATTCATGGGCAAGTTCCATGGAATCATTTGAAGCCTCCAGCCTTCTAACTGGGTGTCTTCTGCAAAAAGACGGCAGATCATAGCAGTTATGGTGGAGCTCTTAGTGGTATCATAATATAtctataatattaaaattcaaGAGTTTCCCTAGTCATgaatttctgttttcttttttgggtgaaaatgAATTTCCTCTTTTCAATAAAGACAGATTAAATCATATTTCTTGTGATCCAGATATTCAAACATGGAACTAAAATAATAGAGGTTatgaggtaaaaaaaaaattaatgtaaCATTTCAAGCACAATAATTGATATCAAAGAGCAATGATTGGAAGATATAATTACTTGACTGAAGGCAGTAATTCTACATGGGTTCCTTGTTCAACTTCTGCAGAATTTGTCTAGGAATTTTCACatattaaagaaacaaaatctgGGTATCAGTGAGGCAACCGATttgataataaataaatatatatatatatatatatatattattgagaGCTTGAAACAAGTACCAGGATTGAGGCAGAGGATTTTCTTCTGTAATTGCTACAGGTTGAGGAAGGTCTTACAGCTGCCATTGTTGAAAGAATCCGACGAGCTTTTGAGCCTGCAAttgtgaaaacaaacaaagattCATGAGTTTAATGATATACAGGCaagttggttggttggtttctGATAATACTTACGGATTGGGAAGACCATCTCTGTTCGTTCCCGCCTTCACATGTGGTCGGTCCAAAAAGATGAGTTTTTAGTtcaagaaataattttttatttttttattataatgaaACGTGAATACAATATAGAAAAAGGCTTGAATCTTATCCAATCCCGACCTGTAGTCATCCAGAGTTTGTAAAGTGACGTGGATATGCCTACTTGGAACTACATGGTTTTTGAatgggaaaaataaattta
The window above is part of the Prunus dulcis chromosome 1, ALMONDv2, whole genome shotgun sequence genome. Proteins encoded here:
- the LOC117616067 gene encoding beta carbonic anhydrase 5, chloroplastic-like isoform X1, which translates into the protein MVFPIRSKARRILSTMAAVRPSSTCSNYRRKSSASILTNSAEVEQGTHVELLPSVKRHPVRRLEASNDSMELAHECSNCEGENVSKANNGPDLFGEMKERFLSFKKHKFLKESEHFQTLAQAQAPKFMVIACADSRVCPSNILGFQPGEAFMIRNVANLVPPFENGASETNAALEFAVNTLEVKNILVIGHSSCAGIETLMRMQDDGDSSSLTHSWVINAKVAKLRTKAVAPHLSFDQQCRHCEKESINSSLLNLRTYPWIEDRAKKEMLSLHGGYYDFLRCTFEKWTLDMNGTRPVGGGKYLDEDRELWG
- the LOC117616067 gene encoding beta carbonic anhydrase 5, chloroplastic-like isoform X2, giving the protein MVFPIRSKARRILSTMAAVRPSSTCSNYRRKSSASILTNSAEVEQGTHVELLPSVKRHPVRRLEASNDSMELAHECSNCEGENVSKANNGPDLFGEMKERFLSFKKHKFLKESEHFQTLAQAQAPKFMVIACADSRVCPSNILGFQPGEAFMIRNVANLVPPFENGASETNAALEFAVNTLEVKNILVIGHSSCAGIETLMRMQDDGDSSLTHSWVINAKVAKLRTKAVAPHLSFDQQCRHCEKESINSSLLNLRTYPWIEDRAKKEMLSLHGGYYDFLRCTFEKWTLDMNGTRPVGGGKYLDEDRELWG